From Candidatus Eisenbacteria bacterium:
TGTTGACCAGGATGTCGATCCGCCCGAGCTGTGCCATCACCTGGTCGGCGAGCGCCTTCGCGCTGGCTTCGCTGGACACGTCGACCTTGGCGGGGATCGCGCGCGGCCCGAGCGCCGTGCACTCCTTGGCGACGGCATCGGCGGCGTCCTCGCGGAGGTCGGCGACGACGACGTGCGCGCCCTCGCGCGCGAAGCGCAGCGCGTAGGCCTTGCCGATGCCCTGTGCCGCGCCGGTGATGATGGCCACCCGGTTTTCGAGCCGCATGCGCGGGCGGCCTAACACCGGGGCGCGCGGGCGGTCAACCGGGGCTTTTCTCTTCTCGTCGCGCCTCGCGCTCGATCTCGTCCTCGAGCTCCTCGATGGAGATTGTCTTGAAGCGCGTGAGCGGCGAGGGGATCGTCGGGATCGGCCATTCGATCCGGATCTCGCCGGAGTGGCTCACGTGGTGCGGATGCGGGGGCGGACCGTCCTGATACGCGGGATCGACGGCCGGATCGAGCGGCCGCAGACGGTAGAGCGAGCAGTTCGACATCATCGCAGCGCCCTCCTCAACGTCCGAAGTCGAGCGCACACTACTCCAATTCGCGGGTGGCGAACAGCCCCTTGACTCGAACCCGTCCCGCGGACGACACACCATGGCGGAGACCGCCATGCCCGACGCCTCGCGACCCTTCGCCGACGTCGTGAAGCAGCGCGAGGCGCCGCCCGCGCTGCCGATCGACCGCTACCTGGAGGAGATCGACGCGCTCGTCGCCGCGCACGACTACGTGAAGCAGGACAAGGTGACGCCCGCGATCGGCGCCGGCACGGCGTCGCGCGACGTCGTGCGGCGCGTCGCCCTCGAGTACTACTACCTCGGGAAGTGGATGACGCCGGAATTCCCGATCCTGATCGCGAACGCCCCTGACGCCTACAGCTTCACCATGGAGCACTCGACCCACTACCATCACTGGGCGCAAAACTTCGCCGACGAGGCCGGCTATCTGCGCGATCCGAACCACGTGCGGATGAAGGTCGAGTGGTGCCACCAGCTCGGCCTCGGCGACGACGAGATCGCGGCCTACACGCCGCTGCCCGAGACGATCGCGATGACGTGCACGATGCTGTTCTACATCCGCCGCTCGTACGAGGAGGGTCTGGCCGTGTTCGGCTACGCGGGCGAGCGCGTCGCGGCCGGGAGCGGGTACGCCCGAACCCTGCACGAGGGCCTCAAGACCCACTACGGGATGGTGGTCCGCAACTTCGAGGTGCACGCCTACGCCGAACCCGAGCACGGCGACAGGGCCTCGGACCTCTTCCGTCTGGTCGCGACCACGCGAGCGGTGCAGGACCGTTGCCGGGAGGCCATCCGCAACTTCCTGCTCACGGCCGAGTGCCGCGTGCGGGCGATGAACCGCTGGGTCGAGTGAATCCGGCGCGACGACGGACGCGGCGTCCGGGACGGCCGGCCGGCGCGAGCGGCGACCGGACGCGAGAACGCGTGCTCGCGGCGGCGGTCGAGACGTTCGCACGGACCGGGCTCGCGGGAACGTCGGTGCGCGACATCGCGCGCCAGGCGCGCATCCGCGTCTCGACCCTCTATCACTACTACCCGTCGAAGGAGGCCCTCTACCACGCGGTGCTCGAGCGCATGGCCGACCAGGTGCGCGAGATGGTCGTGGCCGCCCTGGGGCGCGGCCGCGACTTCAAGGAGACGGCAGCGTCGGCGATCAACCAGCTCTTCGACTTCTTCCTGCGCAACCGCGCCTACGTCCAGCTCGGCCACCGCATGGCGCTCGAAGGACGGCCGGGCACGCTCGCCGACGACCGCATCGCGGAGCGCTGGCTCGGCCTGCTCGAAGGGACGCTCCGCCCGCCGCAGGTGCGCGGCGAGGTGAAGAACGTCGACCCCGTCTTGCTGATGCTCTCGATCGACGCGCTCGTGCACTGGCACATCGTCGCCGACGACCTCTACAAGCGCATGCTCGGCAGGGGGCTCGACGACCCCGAGCTGGCCCGCCAGGTTCGGGAGCACGTGACGCAGGTGGCGCTCCGGACCCTCGGCCTCGATTGATCGGCCGCCGGTGCCGGAGAGCACCGGGCAGGGCGTAACCCCCGCGCGCCGGTCGGGTTCGACCCGCCCGAACCTGCGGGCCCGGCGTGGCGACGCGGGGCTCGCCGAACCGCGCTCCGGCGCGAGGAGGTCGATCATGATCCGCAGTACACTCTGGTACGGGTTGGGTTTCATGGCGGCGTTGGGGGGCAGCGCATTCGCGGGGACGGCTGCCGACGCCGACTTCGGCCGCACGGGGTGGTACGTGGGAGGCGGCGGCACGTATGCCGTCGAGAGCTTCGATCGCGGACAGGCGAGGGGGAGCATCGACGTCGGCAACGCGGCGGGTCTCCGCGTGCTCGGCGGATACCGCGCCCATCCGAACCTCGCGGCCGAGCTCGATGTCGACTACCTGCCCTCGTTCGGCGTCGACGTGGACGGCCACCGCGTCGGCCACGTCAGCGCCATCGCGTCGACCCTGAACGGCAAGGGCTACCTCACCACCGGCCGCGTGCAGCCGTACGGCGTCGCGGGCGTCGGCGCGCTCCATGCGGTCGCGTCGGATTCGCTCGGGCTCCGCACCAGCGACGCCACCGGGTTCCTCGCCCGCTTCGGTGGCGGCGTGGACGTGTACGCGACCTCGCACGTG
This genomic window contains:
- a CDS encoding outer membrane beta-barrel protein, which encodes MIRSTLWYGLGFMAALGGSAFAGTAADADFGRTGWYVGGGGTYAVESFDRGQARGSIDVGNAAGLRVLGGYRAHPNLAAELDVDYLPSFGVDVDGHRVGHVSAIASTLNGKGYLTTGRVQPYGVAGVGALHAVASDSLGLRTSDATGFLARFGGGVDVYATSHVVVNLESSYDLPTGDVSDLRFVPITLGAQYRF
- a CDS encoding TetR/AcrR family transcriptional regulator — protein: MLAAAVETFARTGLAGTSVRDIARQARIRVSTLYHYYPSKEALYHAVLERMADQVREMVVAALGRGRDFKETAASAINQLFDFFLRNRAYVQLGHRMALEGRPGTLADDRIAERWLGLLEGTLRPPQVRGEVKNVDPVLLMLSIDALVHWHIVADDLYKRMLGRGLDDPELARQVREHVTQVALRTLGLD
- a CDS encoding iron-containing redox enzyme family protein, with translation MAETAMPDASRPFADVVKQREAPPALPIDRYLEEIDALVAAHDYVKQDKVTPAIGAGTASRDVVRRVALEYYYLGKWMTPEFPILIANAPDAYSFTMEHSTHYHHWAQNFADEAGYLRDPNHVRMKVEWCHQLGLGDDEIAAYTPLPETIAMTCTMLFYIRRSYEEGLAVFGYAGERVAAGSGYARTLHEGLKTHYGMVVRNFEVHAYAEPEHGDRASDLFRLVATTRAVQDRCREAIRNFLLTAECRVRAMNRWVE